Proteins found in one Pieris napi chromosome 11, ilPieNapi1.2, whole genome shotgun sequence genomic segment:
- the LOC125053597 gene encoding uncharacterized protein LOC125053597: protein MDIYGYAAYQYNQSDELATQMFAQQALASSIQYPDSHRALPGQDAHTMPVPTGTPWNVQSLPWSLQSPPNLVHFTAQMDKPLLHCKRKSTDLEPVIPSKQLITEEKMAAHLNSLHISADYTQHSLASEDVMELAVDPVSISERLKGHRIVLSEDVKKLKDEPLLPPTLIESIQKPQMSLVVWKPREEILKGTDEKSEQDEEFKRRNGVLVPPEPSGMDVEM from the exons ATGGATATTTATGGATACGCTGCATATCAGTATAATCAGTCAGATGAACTGGCGACGCAAATGTTTGCTCAACAAGCTCTTGCTTCCTCAATACAATATCCCGATTCCCATCGTGCCTTACCAGGACAAGATGCGCACACGATGCCAGTCCCCACGGGAACACCGTGGAACGTTCAAAGTCTACCATGGAGCTTGCAATCTCCTCCTAACCTTGTCCACTTTACAGCGCAAATGGATAAGCCACTGTTACATTGTAAGAGAAAAAGTACAGATTTGGAACCCGTAAT acCCTCAAAGCAATTAATAACAGAGGAAAAAATGGCTGCCCATTTGAACAGTCTTCATATATCGGCTGATTATACACAGCATTCACTGGCATCTGAAGATGTAATGGAACTGGCTGTAGACCCTGTGTCTATCTCTGAAAGATTAAAAGGACATAGAATTGTGCTCTCTGAGGATGTGAAGAAGTTGAAAGATGAGCCTTTATTACCCCCAACACTAATTGAAAG caTTCAAAAACCCCAAATGTCCCTAGTGGTTTGGAAGCCTCGTGAAGAAATCCTTAAAGGTACGGACGAAAAATCGGAACAAGATGAAGAATTCAAAAGAAGAAATGGTGTTCTTGTGCCACCAGAACCTTCAGGAATGGATGTTGAAATGTGA